The window TCGCGCTTGTTGACGACGCGAGCGAACGTGAATAGGCCGTCCGAGAGCCGGTTGAGGTACTGGACGGCTTGTTCGTTGATCTCCTCAGCCGTCGCGAGGTCGACGGCTCGACGTTCGGCCCGCCGACAGACCGTCCGGGCGTGGTGGAGCCGCGCGCCGGAGTCGCTACCGGTCGGGAGTACGAAGGATGTCAGCGGCTCGAGTTCCTCGTCGTACTCGTCGATCCAGTCCTCGATGGTCTCGACGTGATCGGCCCGGACGGCGGGGTCGTCCTCGTCCGGGTCGGGATTCGCGAAGTCGGCCTGGACGACGTGGAGGTGATTCTGGACGGTCTGGAGTCGCTCGTCGACGTCGTCGTGGCCGGTCGGCCGAATCGTCCCGATGAGCGCGTTGAGTTCGTCGACGGTGCCGTAGGCCTCGATGCGCGGGCTCGACTTCGACACGCGAGTCATGTTGCGCAGGTCCGTCTTCCCGTCGTCGCCGCGACCGGTGTAGATCGACATATCCGACTCGACGGCCGTCGATCACTTAATCCCTGTCGGGAACGGGGCCGAGAATCGCTCGTCGCTCCGAATGCTCTCGCACTCGAGGGCGCAATCAGTACGTTAAACACACTCGGAACACAACCCCCGCGTATGACGATGGAACTCGACCACGACTGTCCCAACTGCGGGGAGGAGAAGACGTTCTACCGCGCCGCGAGTACGACCCTGCACCTCGGGGAGAAGATCAAGTGGCACTGCCCGGACTGCGACTACGGGTTCGTCAAGATCGACGGCGCCGTCGACTCGAGCGCCGCCGAAGCGTAAGCTCGACGATCAGCCGAACCCTGTTTCGTCCCTTCTCTTTACCCGTCCCAGTTCCGTCTCCCGCTCGAGTCGAGCGTCCGGAGAATCGGGCTGAGAGTACCGAACGTCCGGAGAGCTAACCGCGACGCGACGAGCCGAAACCCGACGATAACGGCGCTACGACTCGTCCTCCTCGAGCGCCTGCCACGACAGCCGCGGGTTCCGGGCTGCGCTGGTCTGGTCGATCCGGCGTGCCGTCGTCCGTTCGGGTGCGTTCGCGAGCGTCTCCGAATCCTCGGCCGCGACCGCGTTGAACGCCGCCGCCAACCGGTCCAACGTATCCTTACTCTCGACTTCGGTCGGTTCGGTCATCAGCGCCTCGGGGACGATCTCGGGCCACTTGGTCGTCGGCGGGTGGACGCCGTAGTCGAGCATCCGTTTGGCCACGTCGGCCGCGTCCTGGTCGCCCGCACTGGCGACGAACTCGTGGTGGAACGGTTCGTAGGGGACGTCGTACTCGAGTCGACTCGCGAGGTAGTTCGCGTTGAGTACGGCTTTGGCGCTGGCGTCCGCCAGCCCCTCATCGCCCAGCCGCGCGATGTAGGCGAAGGCCTTGACGAGCACGAGCCAGTTGCCGTGGAAGCCGTGGACCTTGCCGATCGTGTGCTCGGGCTCGAACAGTTCGTACGTGGGTTCCCCGGATTTCGTCCGCTGGTCGCCTTCGCGAACTCGCGGAGCGGGCAGGA is drawn from Halopiger aswanensis and contains these coding sequences:
- a CDS encoding cob(I)yrinic acid a,c-diamide adenosyltransferase, encoding MSIYTGRGDDGKTDLRNMTRVSKSSPRIEAYGTVDELNALIGTIRPTGHDDVDERLQTVQNHLHVVQADFANPDPDEDDPAVRADHVETIEDWIDEYDEELEPLTSFVLPTGSDSGARLHHARTVCRRAERRAVDLATAEEINEQAVQYLNRLSDGLFTFARVVNKRDGEPEEAPEY
- a CDS encoding DUF7838 family putative zinc beta-ribbon protein, which produces MTMELDHDCPNCGEEKTFYRAASTTLHLGEKIKWHCPDCDYGFVKIDGAVDSSAAEA